A window of Synechococcus sp. HK05 contains these coding sequences:
- a CDS encoding DUF952 domain-containing protein produces MRARLALAAAGLQPGRDVALREVALKAKPPELLAASAKGTVPVLVLPDGKVLEESLAIMRWALAQVDPQGWLTGWSSAEHGLIESLLAQNDGPFKHHLDRFKYPDRYPGETSEEHRLAALAILRKWSARLGGGGWLLGDRPALADWALLPFVRQFRLADPESFDQELDLQPLQRWLLRFLEDPAFAAVMDAPWAQRCAWRSPGWLYHLALRAEWNHARREGSYCRSTRGQSLEEVGFIHLSAAHQVEATAQRFYADVPPGELLLLTIDPAHLAAAGLELRHEPAPGTGELFPHLYGALPLEAVLLAQPFTA; encoded by the coding sequence ATGCGGGCCAGGTTGGCGTTGGCCGCGGCGGGTTTGCAGCCGGGGCGCGACGTTGCGTTGCGGGAGGTGGCCTTGAAGGCCAAACCGCCCGAGCTGCTGGCCGCCTCTGCCAAAGGCACCGTGCCTGTGCTGGTGTTGCCCGATGGGAAAGTGCTGGAGGAGAGCCTGGCGATCATGCGCTGGGCGCTGGCGCAGGTCGATCCCCAGGGTTGGCTCACGGGCTGGAGCAGCGCTGAGCATGGGTTGATCGAGAGCCTGCTGGCGCAGAACGACGGCCCGTTCAAGCACCACCTTGATCGCTTCAAGTACCCCGATCGCTACCCCGGTGAGACATCGGAAGAGCATCGGCTCGCGGCCCTCGCCATCCTGCGGAAGTGGAGCGCACGCCTGGGGGGCGGCGGCTGGCTGCTTGGGGATCGACCCGCTCTAGCGGATTGGGCCTTGCTTCCGTTTGTGCGGCAGTTCCGCCTGGCGGATCCCGAAAGCTTTGATCAGGAGCTGGATCTGCAGCCGCTGCAGCGCTGGCTGCTCCGCTTTCTGGAGGATCCGGCTTTTGCGGCGGTGATGGATGCACCCTGGGCCCAGCGCTGCGCCTGGCGATCACCCGGCTGGCTCTATCACCTGGCGCTGCGCGCTGAGTGGAACCACGCACGCCGTGAAGGCAGCTATTGCCGCTCCACCCGCGGTCAATCGCTGGAGGAGGTGGGGTTCATTCACCTCAGCGCTGCTCACCAAGTGGAGGCCACTGCCCAGCGCTTCTATGCCGATGTACCCCCTGGTGAGCTGCTGTTGCTCACGATCGATCCCGCGCACTTGGCTGCCGCGGGCCTGGAGCTGCGCCATGAGCCAGCTCCAGGAACTGGTGAGCTGTTTCCGCATCTCTATGGCGCCTTGCCACTCGAGGCTGTGTTGTTGGCGCAGCCCTTCACCGCATGA